One window of the Eucalyptus grandis isolate ANBG69807.140 chromosome 6, ASM1654582v1, whole genome shotgun sequence genome contains the following:
- the LOC104450688 gene encoding B-box zinc finger protein 32, with translation MKPTPCELCKEAASVYCPSDSAFLCRGCDARVHQANFLVARHVRNPLCSGCGSLSGHRVSGAGVGPRRPALCLSCSDRPSVDAGPLSASSSSSACVSSTESSAVAPKKEGRCSSGGRKLQKTGVSSSLTDASGEGSDSPARFGGAAAFSGEVSSGKRSGGTDDRRAGAARFRETTRVDAKTEGVFAIWCKKLGLSGAEAFAVASRALRVIAGTPTALPLRVAMAASFWVAMRSCKGRGMSTWQNVKRVEEASGVPAKLILAGEARLVRRARGEKARREERLEEGWAECTA, from the coding sequence ATGAAACCGACTCCCTGCGAGCTCTGCAAGGAGGCCGCCTCCGTCTACTGCCCCTCCGACTCCGCCTTCCTCTGCCGCGGCTGCGACGCCCGGGTGCACCAGGCCAACTTCCTCGTCGCCCGCCACGTCCGCAACCCCCTCTGCTCCGGCTGCGGCTCCCTCTCCGGCCACCGCGTCTCCGGCGCCGGCGTCGGGCCCCGCCGCCCCGCTCTCTGCCTCTCCTGCTCCGATCGCCCCTCCGTGGACGCCGGCCCTCTCTCCGCTTCTTCGTCGTCCTCGGCCTGTGTCTCCAGCACCGAGTCTTCGGCCGTGGCTCCGAAGAAGGAGGGCAGATGCTCGAGCGGGGGCCGGAAGCTCCAGAAGACCGGCGTGTCGAGCTCCCTGACGGACGCGTCCGGCGAGGGTTCCGATTCCCCGGCGAGGTTCGGCGGCGCGGCCGCATTCTCCGGTGAGGTCAGCTCAGGGAAGAGGAGCGGGGGGACGGACGATCGGAGAGCTGGAGCCGCGAGATTCCGAGAGACGACGCGCGTGGATGCCAAGACGGAGGGCGTTTTCGCGATCTGGTGCAAGAAATTGGGGCTGAGCGGCGCCGAGGCGTTCGCCGTCGCTTCTCGCGCCCTGCGCGTGATCGCGGGGACGCCGACGGCCCTGCCGCTGCGAGTCGCCATGGCGGCGTCCTTCTGGGTGGCGATGAGGTCGTGCAAGGGCAGGGGGATGTCCACGTGGCAGAACGTGAAGAGGGTGGAGGAGGCGTCGGGGGTGCCGGCGAAGCTGATCCTGGCGGGCGAGGCGAGGCTGGTCCGCCGGGCTCGGGGCGAGAAGGCGCGGCGGGAAGAGCGTCTGGAAGAAGGCTGGGCCGAGTGCACGGCCTGA
- the LOC104450690 gene encoding uncharacterized protein LOC104450690 isoform X2 encodes MEAFSSAVFASRVPEARPVLGSPVCSIRPLPHQGIGCLRMPESCHLGGLRACALASPGFGEGAEDRPSENGIDLMPGDAVSPSQGDVGLSQHSAMNVDKTLENEMPLSVPYGSGTRAGLFRTPISGGVQSATSAHGLPRPALAVRNLMEQARFAHLCTVMSRMHHRREGYPFGSLVDFAPDPMGHPIFSFSPLAIHTRNLLADPKCSLVVQIPGWSSLSNARVTIFGDVYPLSVDQQEWAHKQYIAKHQQGPSQQWGNFYYFRMQNISDIYFIGGFGTVAWVDVKEYESLEPDKIAVDGGEQNLKELNALFSKPLKKLLSTESEVDDAALISIDSKGTDIRVRQGAQFFFCSLIYRGYHLMKGMLSKPWRKPRLPFGS; translated from the exons ATGGAGGCCTTTTCGAGCGCGGTCTTCGCGTCCCGAGTCCCCGAGGCGCGCCCGGTTCTGGGCAGCCCCGTTTGTTCGATCAGGCCGCTGCCCCACCAGGGAATTGGGTGTCTCCGGATGCCCGAAAGTTGCCACCTTGGCGGGCTCAGAGCTTGCGCCTTGGCGTCCCCGGGGTTCGGCGAGGGCGCGGAGGATAGGCCGTCGGAGAACGGGATCGATTTGATGCCCGGGGATGCTGTCTCTCCTTCGCAG GGTGATGTGGGTCTGAGCCAACACAGTGCAATGAATGTGGATAAAACCTTGGAGAATGAGATGCCTCTTTCAGTCCCATATGGAAGTGGCACGAGGGCTGGGCTTTTCAGAACACCAATATCTGGTGGGGTCCAAAGTGCAACCTCGGCTCATGGTTTACCTCGGCCAGCCTTGGCAGTTCGCAATCTGATGGAGCAG GCCAGATTTGCTCATTTGTGCACCGTAATGTCTCGGATGCATCATCGACGGGAAGGATACCCATTTGGTTCACTGGTGGATTTTGCACCTGATCCCATGGGCC ATcccatattttcattttcacccTTGGCAATCCACACAAGGAACTTATTGGCAGACCCAAAATGCAGCCTAGTTGTGCAA ATACCTGGATGGAGTAGCTTGTCAAACGCGAGGGTGACCATTTTTGGTGATGTTTATCCCCTTTCAGTAGACCAGCAG GAATGGGCGCATAAGCAATACATTGCTAAACATCAGCAAGGGCCTTCCCAGCAGTGGGGGAATTTCTACTATTTTAGAATGCAGAATATCAG TGATATATACTTCATTGGAGGCTTTGGCACTGTTGCCTGGGTGGATGTCAAGGAGTATGAGTCCTTAGAACCTGATAAAATTGCAGTTGATGGAGGCGAGCAAAATTTAAAG GAACTCAATGCACTATTTTCTAAGCCCTTAAAAAAGCTTCTGTCGACTGAAAGTGAGGTAGACGATGCTGCTCTTATATCAATAGACAGCAAGGGAACTGATATTCGTGTCCGGCAAGGTGCACAG TTCTTCTTCTGCAGTTTAATATACAGAGGATATCATTTGATGAAGGGCATGCTGTCGAAACCTTGGAGGAAGCCAAGGCTGCCCTTTGGAAGCTAA
- the LOC104450691 gene encoding uncharacterized membrane protein At1g16860 isoform X2, with amino-acid sequence MGSRFPSHQLSNGLYVSGRPEQPKEKTPTMSSVAMPYTGGDIKKSGELGKMFDIPMDGSKSRKSGPIAGAPMRTGSFGGAASHSGPIMHNTSGRASYTASGPVTSGQMSGSASMKKTNSGPLNKHGEPIKKSSGPQSGGVTRQNSGPIPPVLPTTGLITSGPISSGPLNSSGAPRKVSGPLDSLGSMKLPSSVAHLQAVTTLTQDNESSFMRNLPKSIIWGRKAITDYIARYPDSDLRTAKNGQFVKVSGVITCGNVPLQSSFHRVPRCVYTSTSLYEYRGWDSKAANPKHRRFTWGLRSAERHVVDFYISDFQSGLRALVKTGYGARVTPYVDDSIVIDVNPSNKDMSPEFVRWLGERNLSSDDRVMRMKEGYIKEGSTVSVMGIVQRNENMLMIVPPPEPFTTGCQWARCIFPANLDGIVLRCEDTSKIDVIPV; translated from the exons ATGGGTTCGAGATTTCCATCTCATCAGCTAAGCAATGGCCTATACGTATCAGGGCGGCCAGAGCAGCCGAAGGAAAAGACTCCGACTATGAGTTCCGTCGCCATGCCCTATACAGGTGGTGACATAAAAAAATCGGGAGAACTGGGTAAAATGTTTGACATCCCTATGGATGGCTCCAAATCTAGGAAGTCGGGACCTATTGCCGGTGCCCCTATGAGGACTGGATCTTTTGGTGGGGCTGCTTCACACTCCGGTCCTATCATGCATAATACTTCAGGTCGGGCAAGCTACACTGCATCTGGTCCTGTAACTTCTGGTCAGATGTCTGGTTCTGCTTCaatgaagaagacaaattcCGGGCCACTTAATAAGCATGGAGAACCTATAAAAAAGTCTTCTGGTCCTCAATCTGGTGGAGTTACACGCCAAAACTCTGGCCCTATCCCACCAGTTCTTCCAACCACAGGTCTCATCACATCAGGTCCTATTTCTTCAGGGCCACTAAACTCATCCGGGGCCCCTCGGAAAGTGTCTGGGCCACTTGATTCTCTTGGGTCAATGAAGCTTCCAAGCTCTGTTGCTCACCTTCAAGCTGTTACTACTCTTACCCAAGATAATGAATCATCTTTCATGAGGAACCTGCCAAAGTCGATAATCTG GGGACGAAAGGCTATCACAGACTATATTGCACGTTATCCTGATAGCGATCTCAGAACTGCAAAAAATGGCCAGTTTGTGAAGGTCTCAGGG GTGATCACATGTGGTAATGTCCCCCTTCAGTCATCTTTCCATAGAGTTCCTAGATGTGTCTATACATCTACGAGTTTGTATGAGTACAGAGGTTGGGATTCGAAAGCAGCCAATCCTAAACATCGCCGTTTTACATGGGGACTTAGATCAGCAGAA AGACATGTTGTGGACTTCTACATCTCTGATTTCCAGTCTGGATTGAGAGCTTTGGTCAAAACTGGCTATGGTGCACGGGTTACTCCTTACGTGGATGATTCGATTGTCATTGATGTTAATCCATCAAATAAGGACATGTCTCCTGAGTTTGTCAGGTGGTTGGGGGAGAGGAACCTCTCAAGTGATGACCGTGTGATGCGAATGAAAGAAGG GTACATCAAAGAAGGCAGTACAGTCAGCGTGATGGGTATCGTCCAGAGGAATGAAAACATGCTCATGATCGTGCCTCCCCCTGAGCCATTTACCACTGGATGCCAATGGGCGCGATGTATATTTCCCGCAAACCTTGATGGCATTGTTCTGAGATGCGAAGACACGTCAAAAATCGATGTAATACCTGTGTAG
- the LOC104450690 gene encoding uncharacterized protein LOC104450690 isoform X1 has protein sequence MEAFSSAVFASRVPEARPVLGSPVCSIRPLPHQGIGCLRMPESCHLGGLRACALASPGFGEGAEDRPSENGIDLMPGDAVSPSQGDVGLSQHSAMNVDKTLENEMPLSVPYGSGTRAGLFRTPISGGVQSATSAHGLPRPALAVRNLMEQARFAHLCTVMSRMHHRREGYPFGSLVDFAPDPMGHPIFSFSPLAIHTRNLLADPKCSLVVQIPGWSSLSNARVTIFGDVYPLSVDQQEWAHKQYIAKHQQGPSQQWGNFYYFRMQNISDIYFIGGFGTVAWVDVKEYESLEPDKIAVDGGEQNLKELNALFSKPLKKLLSTESEVDDAALISIDSKGTDIRVRQGAQFNIQRISFDEGHAVETLEEAKAALWKLINKGKVPYLQK, from the exons ATGGAGGCCTTTTCGAGCGCGGTCTTCGCGTCCCGAGTCCCCGAGGCGCGCCCGGTTCTGGGCAGCCCCGTTTGTTCGATCAGGCCGCTGCCCCACCAGGGAATTGGGTGTCTCCGGATGCCCGAAAGTTGCCACCTTGGCGGGCTCAGAGCTTGCGCCTTGGCGTCCCCGGGGTTCGGCGAGGGCGCGGAGGATAGGCCGTCGGAGAACGGGATCGATTTGATGCCCGGGGATGCTGTCTCTCCTTCGCAG GGTGATGTGGGTCTGAGCCAACACAGTGCAATGAATGTGGATAAAACCTTGGAGAATGAGATGCCTCTTTCAGTCCCATATGGAAGTGGCACGAGGGCTGGGCTTTTCAGAACACCAATATCTGGTGGGGTCCAAAGTGCAACCTCGGCTCATGGTTTACCTCGGCCAGCCTTGGCAGTTCGCAATCTGATGGAGCAG GCCAGATTTGCTCATTTGTGCACCGTAATGTCTCGGATGCATCATCGACGGGAAGGATACCCATTTGGTTCACTGGTGGATTTTGCACCTGATCCCATGGGCC ATcccatattttcattttcacccTTGGCAATCCACACAAGGAACTTATTGGCAGACCCAAAATGCAGCCTAGTTGTGCAA ATACCTGGATGGAGTAGCTTGTCAAACGCGAGGGTGACCATTTTTGGTGATGTTTATCCCCTTTCAGTAGACCAGCAG GAATGGGCGCATAAGCAATACATTGCTAAACATCAGCAAGGGCCTTCCCAGCAGTGGGGGAATTTCTACTATTTTAGAATGCAGAATATCAG TGATATATACTTCATTGGAGGCTTTGGCACTGTTGCCTGGGTGGATGTCAAGGAGTATGAGTCCTTAGAACCTGATAAAATTGCAGTTGATGGAGGCGAGCAAAATTTAAAG GAACTCAATGCACTATTTTCTAAGCCCTTAAAAAAGCTTCTGTCGACTGAAAGTGAGGTAGACGATGCTGCTCTTATATCAATAGACAGCAAGGGAACTGATATTCGTGTCCGGCAAGGTGCACAG TTTAATATACAGAGGATATCATTTGATGAAGGGCATGCTGTCGAAACCTTGGAGGAAGCCAAGGCTGCCCTTTGGAAGCTAATCAATAAGGGTAAAGTGCCATATTTGCAAAAATAG
- the LOC104450691 gene encoding uncharacterized membrane protein At1g16860 isoform X1 gives MGSRFPSHQLSNGLYVSGRPEQPKEKTPTMSSVAMPYTGGDIKKSGELGKMFDIPMDGSKSRKSGPIAGAPMRTGSFGGAASHSGPIMHNTSGRASYTASGPVTSGQMSGSASMKKTNSGPLNKHGEPIKKSSGPQSGGVTRQNSGPIPPVLPTTGLITSGPISSGPLNSSGAPRKVSGPLDSLGSMKLPSSVAHLQAVTTLTQDNESSFMRNLPKSIIWSVILIFVMGFIAGGFILGAVRNAILLIVVVVLFALVATLFTWNTCRGRKAITDYIARYPDSDLRTAKNGQFVKVSGVITCGNVPLQSSFHRVPRCVYTSTSLYEYRGWDSKAANPKHRRFTWGLRSAERHVVDFYISDFQSGLRALVKTGYGARVTPYVDDSIVIDVNPSNKDMSPEFVRWLGERNLSSDDRVMRMKEGYIKEGSTVSVMGIVQRNENMLMIVPPPEPFTTGCQWARCIFPANLDGIVLRCEDTSKIDVIPV, from the exons ATGGGTTCGAGATTTCCATCTCATCAGCTAAGCAATGGCCTATACGTATCAGGGCGGCCAGAGCAGCCGAAGGAAAAGACTCCGACTATGAGTTCCGTCGCCATGCCCTATACAGGTGGTGACATAAAAAAATCGGGAGAACTGGGTAAAATGTTTGACATCCCTATGGATGGCTCCAAATCTAGGAAGTCGGGACCTATTGCCGGTGCCCCTATGAGGACTGGATCTTTTGGTGGGGCTGCTTCACACTCCGGTCCTATCATGCATAATACTTCAGGTCGGGCAAGCTACACTGCATCTGGTCCTGTAACTTCTGGTCAGATGTCTGGTTCTGCTTCaatgaagaagacaaattcCGGGCCACTTAATAAGCATGGAGAACCTATAAAAAAGTCTTCTGGTCCTCAATCTGGTGGAGTTACACGCCAAAACTCTGGCCCTATCCCACCAGTTCTTCCAACCACAGGTCTCATCACATCAGGTCCTATTTCTTCAGGGCCACTAAACTCATCCGGGGCCCCTCGGAAAGTGTCTGGGCCACTTGATTCTCTTGGGTCAATGAAGCTTCCAAGCTCTGTTGCTCACCTTCAAGCTGTTACTACTCTTACCCAAGATAATGAATCATCTTTCATGAGGAACCTGCCAAAGTCGATAATCTGGTCGGTGATTCTAATATTTGTGATGGGATTTATTGCTGGTGGTTTTATACTTGGAGCTGTTCGCAATGCCATTCTTCTAATTGTGGTCGTGGTCCTCTTTGCCTTGGTTGCCACATTGTTCACATGGAATACTTGCAGGGGACGAAAGGCTATCACAGACTATATTGCACGTTATCCTGATAGCGATCTCAGAACTGCAAAAAATGGCCAGTTTGTGAAGGTCTCAGGG GTGATCACATGTGGTAATGTCCCCCTTCAGTCATCTTTCCATAGAGTTCCTAGATGTGTCTATACATCTACGAGTTTGTATGAGTACAGAGGTTGGGATTCGAAAGCAGCCAATCCTAAACATCGCCGTTTTACATGGGGACTTAGATCAGCAGAA AGACATGTTGTGGACTTCTACATCTCTGATTTCCAGTCTGGATTGAGAGCTTTGGTCAAAACTGGCTATGGTGCACGGGTTACTCCTTACGTGGATGATTCGATTGTCATTGATGTTAATCCATCAAATAAGGACATGTCTCCTGAGTTTGTCAGGTGGTTGGGGGAGAGGAACCTCTCAAGTGATGACCGTGTGATGCGAATGAAAGAAGG GTACATCAAAGAAGGCAGTACAGTCAGCGTGATGGGTATCGTCCAGAGGAATGAAAACATGCTCATGATCGTGCCTCCCCCTGAGCCATTTACCACTGGATGCCAATGGGCGCGATGTATATTTCCCGCAAACCTTGATGGCATTGTTCTGAGATGCGAAGACACGTCAAAAATCGATGTAATACCTGTGTAG
- the LOC104450692 gene encoding uncharacterized membrane protein At1g16860, with protein sequence MGSRFPSHQLSNGLYVSGRKEQPKEKTPTMSSVAMPYTGGDIKKSGELGKMFDISADGSKSRKSGPITGVPSRTGSFGGAASHSGPIMHNASSRAAYTTAGPVTSGHIPSSASLKKTNSGPLNKHGEPIKKSSGPQSGAVTRQNSGPIPPNLPTTGLITSGPITSGPLNSSGAPRKVSGPLDSVGSVKLQSSVAHLQSVTTLGQEDESSFMRTLPKSIMWSVILIFVMGFIAGGFILGAVHNAILLIVVVVLFALIATLFTWNTWWARTAITGYIARYPDSDLRTAKNGQYVKVSGVITCGNVPLQSSFHKVPRCVYTSTALYEYRGWDSKAANPTHRRFTWGLRSAERHVVDFYISDFQSGLRALVKTGYGARVTPYVDDATVVDINPSNKDMSREFIRWLGERNLSCDDRKMRLKEGYIKEGSTVSVMGIVQRNDNMVMIVPPPEPFTTGCQWGQCIFPASLDGIVLRCEDTSKIDVIPV encoded by the exons ATGGGTTCCAGGTTTCCTTCCCATCAGTTAAGCAATGGCCTATATGTGTCAGGCCGAAAAGAgcagccaaaagaaaagactccAACAATGAGTTCCGTTGCCATGCCCTATACTGGGggtgacataaaaaaatcagGAGAACTCGGTAAAATGTTTGATATTTCTGCAGATGGGTCTAAATCACGGAAATCAGGGCCAATTACCGGTGTTCCTTCAAGGACTGGATCTTTTGGAGGCGCTGCGTCACACTCTGGCCCTATCATGCATAATGCTTCCAGTCGAGCAGCCTATACCACAGCTGGCCCTGTAACTTCTGGTCATATACCTAGCTCTGCTTCATTGAAGAAGACAAATTCCGGTCCTCTGAATAAACATGGAGAACCTATAAAAAAGTCATCTGGTCCTCAATCTGGGGCAGTCACGCGTCAAAACTCTGGTCCTATACCTCCTAATCTTCCAACAACAGGTCTGATCACTTCTGGACCTATTACTTCGGGGCCATTAAATTCATCTGGAGCCCCTCGAAAAGTATCTGGTCCATTGGACTCTGTTGGATCAGTAAAACTTCAGAGTTCTGTTGCTCATCTTCAATCTGTAACCACTCTTGGCCAAGAGGACGAATCTTCTTTCATGAGGACCCTGCCAAAGTCAATTATGTGGTCAGTGATTCTAATATTTGTGATGGGATTCATTGCCGGTGGGTTTATTCTTGGAGCTGTCCACAATGCCATTCTTCTGATTGTAGTCGTGGTCCTCTTTGCCTTGATTGCTACATTGTTCACTTGGAATACCTGGTGGGCAAGAACAGCTATCACGGGTTACATTGCTCGATATCCTGACAGTGATCTCAGAACTGCGAAAAATGGCCAATATGTGAAAGTCTCTGGG GTTATCACATGTGGTAATGTGCCTCTTCAATCATCTTTCCATAAAGTGCCTAGATGTGTCTATACATCTACAGCTCTGTATGAGTACAGAGGTTGGGATTCTAAAGCAGCCAATCCTACACATCGTCGTTTTACATGGGGACTTAGATCAGCAGAA AGGCATGTCGTGGATTTCTACATCTCGGATTTCCAGTCTGGACTGAGAGCTCTAGTTAAAACTGGCTATGGTGCACGGGTTACTCCTTATGTCGACGACGCCACTGTTGTTGACATCAATCCATCAAACAAGGATATGTCTCGTGAGTTCATCAGGTGGTTGGGGGAGAGGAATCTTTCGTGCGACGATCGTAAGATGCGACTGAAAGAAGG GTATATTAAGGAAGGCAGTACAGTTAGTGTGATGGGTATTGTCCAGAGGAACGACAACATGGTGATGATCGTGCCTCCACCCGAGCCATTTACCACCGGATGCCAATGGGGACAATGTATATTTCCAGCAAGTCTCGATGGCATTGTTTTGAGATGCGAAGATACGTCCAAGATCGATGTAATCCCCGTGTGA